A single genomic interval of Carassius auratus strain Wakin unplaced genomic scaffold, ASM336829v1 scaf_tig00030051, whole genome shotgun sequence harbors:
- the LOC113079990 gene encoding magnesium transporter NIPA4-like isoform X2 → MKDIHLSSDSCSNGSVIRIFCPTSASVCVFDTGVCNTSFSVDNSNINSTVTTAALAINKWSNYNFWMGLSLAVLSAFLIGGSIILKKKALLHLASIGETRAAEGGHGYLKDWLWWGGLLTMGGGEAANFTAYMFAPATVVTPLGALSVLISAVLSSHFFGETMNLLGKLGCMLSILGSTIMVIHAPEEEEVTTLTEMTEKLLDPGFLVFASTLLVACMLLIFYVSPRFGQTNILVYISICSLLGAFTVSSVKGLGIAIRTMFSDLSVVRHPLTWILLLTLIGSIIIQVNYLNKSLDTFNTLLVYPIYYVFFTTVVLSTSVILFKEWGAMSGVDVVGTIGGFLVIVIGPQSPSKMEDKHMLIENIDSLPPMREEGPRVFIIS, encoded by the exons ATGAAAGACATACACCTGTCATCCGATTCATGTAGCAATG GTTCAGTAATAAGGATCTTCTGTCCCACATCCgcctctgtttgtgtgtttgacacGGGGGTTTGCAACACGTCTTTTAGTGTAGACAATTCTAATATAAACTCTACAGTCACCACAGCAGCTCTCGCCATCAACAAATGGAGCAATTACAATTTCTGGATGGGCTTGTCGCTGGCCGTGCTCTCAGCTTTCCTCATAGGAGGAAGCATTATACTGAAGAAGAAGGCGTTGCTGCATTTGGCCAGTATTGGGGAAACGAGAGCAG CTGAGGGAGGTCATGGGTACCTGAAGGACTGGTTGTGGTGGGGAGGCCTTTTGACAA TGGGTGGAGGTGAAGCGGCTAACTTCACAGCGTACATGTTTGCTCCAGCCACAGTGGTGACCCCTTTAGGAGCTCTCAGTGTTCTTATCAG TGCAGTTCTGTCCTCCCACTTCTTCGGAGAAACAATGAATCTTCTAGGAAAACTTGGCTGCATGCTCAGCATACTGGGAAGCACTATAATGGTTATACATGCACCTGAAGAGGAAGAAGTGACGACGCTTACAGAAATGACAGAGAAACTGCTGGATCCTG GTTTTTTGGTGTTTGCCAGTACTCTGCTGGTTGCTTGTATGCTCCTGATCTTCTACGTCTCCCCTCGCTTCGGTCAAACTAACATATTAGTCTACATTAGCATCTGCTCTCTGCTCGGAGCGTTCACTGTGTCCTCGGTCAAGGGCCTCGGCATCGCGATACGCACCATGTTCTCTGACCTCTCAGTGGTCCGTCACCCTCTCACCTGGATTCTTTTGCTGACCTTAATCGGATCCATCATCATCCAGGTCAACTATCTGAATAAGTCGCTGGACACCTTCAATACGCTCTTGGTATATCCCATCTACTATGTCTTCTTCACCACCGTAGTCCTGAGCACCTCTGTGATTCTCTTTAAAGAATGGGGAGCCATGTCAGGAGTGGATGTGGTGGGCACCATCGGGGGCTTCCTGGTGATCGTGATCGGG CCACAGAGCCCGTCAAAGATGGAGGACAAGCACATGCTCATAGAGAACATAGACAGCCTGCCGCCTATGAGAGAGGAAGGGCCCAGAGTCTTCATCATCAGCTGA
- the LOC113079990 gene encoding magnesium transporter NIPA2-like isoform X1: MKDIHLSSDSCSNGSVIRIFCPTSASVCVFDTGVCNTSFSVDNSNINSTVTTAALAINKWSNYNFWMGLSLAVLSAFLIGGSIILKKKALLHLASIGETRAAEGGHGYLKDWLWWGGLLTMGGGEAANFTAYMFAPATVVTPLGALSVLISAVLSSHFFGETMNLLGKLGCMLSILGSTIMVIHAPEEEEVTTLTEMTEKLLDPGFLVFASTLLVACMLLIFYVSPRFGQTNILVYISICSLLGAFTVSSVKGLGIAIRTMFSDLSVVRHPLTWILLLTLIGSIIIQVNYLNKSLDTFNTLLVYPIYYVFFTTVVLSTSVILFKEWGAMSGVDVVGTIGGFLVIVIGVSMLHLFKDMNMCFEDLRSNLYQPQSPSKMEDKHMLIENIDSLPPMREEGPRVFIIS; encoded by the exons ATGAAAGACATACACCTGTCATCCGATTCATGTAGCAATG GTTCAGTAATAAGGATCTTCTGTCCCACATCCgcctctgtttgtgtgtttgacacGGGGGTTTGCAACACGTCTTTTAGTGTAGACAATTCTAATATAAACTCTACAGTCACCACAGCAGCTCTCGCCATCAACAAATGGAGCAATTACAATTTCTGGATGGGCTTGTCGCTGGCCGTGCTCTCAGCTTTCCTCATAGGAGGAAGCATTATACTGAAGAAGAAGGCGTTGCTGCATTTGGCCAGTATTGGGGAAACGAGAGCAG CTGAGGGAGGTCATGGGTACCTGAAGGACTGGTTGTGGTGGGGAGGCCTTTTGACAA TGGGTGGAGGTGAAGCGGCTAACTTCACAGCGTACATGTTTGCTCCAGCCACAGTGGTGACCCCTTTAGGAGCTCTCAGTGTTCTTATCAG TGCAGTTCTGTCCTCCCACTTCTTCGGAGAAACAATGAATCTTCTAGGAAAACTTGGCTGCATGCTCAGCATACTGGGAAGCACTATAATGGTTATACATGCACCTGAAGAGGAAGAAGTGACGACGCTTACAGAAATGACAGAGAAACTGCTGGATCCTG GTTTTTTGGTGTTTGCCAGTACTCTGCTGGTTGCTTGTATGCTCCTGATCTTCTACGTCTCCCCTCGCTTCGGTCAAACTAACATATTAGTCTACATTAGCATCTGCTCTCTGCTCGGAGCGTTCACTGTGTCCTCGGTCAAGGGCCTCGGCATCGCGATACGCACCATGTTCTCTGACCTCTCAGTGGTCCGTCACCCTCTCACCTGGATTCTTTTGCTGACCTTAATCGGATCCATCATCATCCAGGTCAACTATCTGAATAAGTCGCTGGACACCTTCAATACGCTCTTGGTATATCCCATCTACTATGTCTTCTTCACCACCGTAGTCCTGAGCACCTCTGTGATTCTCTTTAAAGAATGGGGAGCCATGTCAGGAGTGGATGTGGTGGGCACCATCGGGGGCTTCCTGGTGATCGTGATCGGGGTGAGCATGTTACACCTCTTCAAAGACATGAACATGTGTTTTGAAGATCTAAGAAGCAATCTTTATCAGCCACAGAGCCCGTCAAAGATGGAGGACAAGCACATGCTCATAGAGAACATAGACAGCCTGCCGCCTATGAGAGAGGAAGGGCCCAGAGTCTTCATCATCAGCTGA
- the LOC113079994 gene encoding calfacilitin-like: MATWLNEVQKHPALYVLCCSVTFRILHRFLQTVPSPGTVDTDPWRTWKWRNLSVSLIHSLLTGIWAVTCVIQHPVMVHEIHSTYTPSAYMLVVVSSGYFIQDAGDIIFSGYAKASWEFLLHHVMVIWCFLYAVFTHQYVAGAVVALFVEVNSVFLHTRLLLKLAKVAHNSFIYTVNKLLNVLTYMTFRLGAQFYLTWYLIHHYSTLDHALYFLITMMLMNIMILIYFYRLLRTDFFSKRHPHNSGRKFAED, from the exons ATGGCCACATGGCTGAATGAAGTCCAGAAGCATCCAGCCCTGTATGTCTTGTGCTGTTCTGTAACCTTCAGGATCCTTCACAGGTTCCTGCAGACTGTGCCCAGTCCCGGGACAGTGGACACAGACCCCTGGAGGACGTGGAAATGGAGGAACCTCTCAGTGTCACTCATCCACTCACTGCTGACTGGCATCTGGGCCGTCACCTG TGTCATACAGCATCCCGTGATGGTGCATGAAATCCACTCCACCTACACCCCATCAGCATACATGCTAGTCGTCGTCTCCTCTG GCTACTTCATTCAGGATGCTGGTGACATTATTTTTAGTGGCTACGCAAAAGCATCTTGGGAGTTTTTACTTCACCATGTTATG GTGATCTGGTGTTTCCTGTACGCTGTGTTCACTCATCAGTATGTGGCAGGCGCAGTGGTGGCTTTATTTGTGGAGGTGAACAGTGTGTTCCTACACACACGTTTATTGCTCAAACTGGCTAAGGTGGCCCACAACTCTTTCATCTACACCGTTAACAAACTGTTAAATGTGTTGACCTACATGACCTTCCGGCTCGGAGCACAGTTTTACCTCACCTGGTATCTAATACACCACTACTCAACGTTGGATCATGCCCTCTACTTCCTGATAACCATGATGCTCATGAACATCATGATTCTCATCTACTTCTACCGCCTCCTGCGAACCGACTTCTTCAGCAAGAGGCATCCTCACAACAGTGGTCGTAAATTTGCTGAGGACTAA
- the LOC113079992 gene encoding 60S ribosomal protein L23a: MAPKAKKEAVPAKTEAKSKALKAKKAVLKGVHSQRKKKIRTTPTFHRPKTLRLRRQPKYPRKSAPRRNKLDHYAIIKFPLTTESAMKKIEDNNTLVFIVDVKANKHQIKHAVKKLYDIDVAKVNTLIRPDGEKKAYVRLAPDYDALDVANKIGII, translated from the exons ATGGCACCGAAGGCGAAGAAGGAAG CTGTCCCGGCCAAGACTGAGGCCAAGTCCAAGGCCCTTAAAGCCAAGAAGGCTGTGCTGAAGGGTGTCCACAGCCAGAGGAAGAAGAAGATCAGGACCACCCCGACCTTCCACCGGCCCAAGACCCTGCGTCTGAGGAGGCAGCCTAAGTACCCTAGGAAGAGTGCTCCACGCAGAAACAA GTTGGACCATTATGCCATCATCAAGTTCCCCCTGACCACCGAGTCAGCCATGAAGAAGATTGAGGACAACAACACTCTGGTGTTCATTGTTGACGTCAAGGCTAACAAGCATCAGATTAAACACGCTGTCAAGAAACTGTACGACATCGATGTGGCTAAAGTCAACACACTGATCAG GCCTGATGGTGAAAAGAAGGCATACGTTCGTCTTGCACCAGATTACGATGCTTTGGATGTTGCAAACAAG ATTGGCATCATCTAA
- the LOC113079991 gene encoding ras-related protein Rab-34-like: MMNSLPPVKGNRIICELPLYFTRDAAVHTKDGFNITVKDACQGQKTGLNVAKVIVVGDVGVGKTCLINRFCKDSFDKTYKATIGVDFEMERFEVLGVPFSLQLWDTAGQERFRCIASTYYRGAQAIIVVFDLSNYSSLDHAREWLEDAMRDNDPSSVLLFLVGTKKDLSHPEQLAVMEQEAVRISEEIRAEYWAVSALSGESVRDFFLRVASLTFEATVLSEMERNNSRQASDIVKISNNCDENFKKRQSSCCR, translated from the exons ATGATGAACTCTCTACCCCCTGTGAAAGGAAACAGGATCATCTGTGAACTCCCTTTG TACTTTACAAGGGATGCTGCAGTGCACACCAAAGATGGCTTCAATATTACCGTTAAAGATGCATGTCAAGGACAGAAAACAGG ATTGAATGTAGCCAAGGTCATTGTTGTTGGTGATGTAGGAGTTGGAAAGACCTGTTTAATAAACCG ATTCTGCAAAGACTCATTTGACAAGACATACAAAGCAACTATTGGAGTGGATTTTGAGATGGAGAGATTTGAGGTCCTCGGGGTGCCCTTCAGTTTGCAGTT GTGGGACACAGCAGGTCAGGAAAGATTCAGATGCATTGCATCCACATACTACAGAGGAGCTCAAG CCATCATTGTTGTCTTTGACCTGAGCAATTATAGCTCTTTGGATCATGCAAG AGAGTGGCTTGAAGATGCCATGAGAGACAATGACCCATCTAGTGTTCTCCTCTTCCTCGTGGGAACCAAAAAGGATCTTAGT CACCCAGAGCAGTTGGCTGTAATGGAGCAAGAAGCCGTTCGGATCTCAGAGGAAATCAGAGCCGAGTATTGGGCCGTGTCTGCGCTGTCAG GGGAAAGTGTGAGAGATTTTTTCCTACGGGTTGCATCGCTTACATTTGAGGCGACTGTGTTATCTGAGATGGAGAGGAACAACTCTAGACAAGCAAGTGATATTGTCA AAATCTCGAACAATTGTGATGAAAACTTTAAGAAGAGGCAATCCAGCTGCTGTCGTTGA